A section of the Roseomonas marmotae genome encodes:
- the yihA gene encoding ribosome biogenesis GTP-binding protein YihA/YsxC yields the protein MTGLAEVRDEEERAAVLEAGRLLFCRPCTFFYAAQKIDQLPDPGLPEVAFCGRSNVGKSSLTNALTGQNSLARVSHTPGRTKQLNFFNLGDRLVLVDMPGYGYAQAAKSVKEDWQGLMFNFLRGRPNLRRVVLLLDSRIETKASDHAAMKLLTEAAVTFQIVLTKADDVKPAQLEKRQEDAQALVKKYTAAHPLVITTSSETGLGIPELRAELAALAA from the coding sequence GTGACCGGTCTGGCCGAGGTGAGGGACGAGGAAGAGCGCGCGGCGGTGCTGGAGGCAGGGCGGCTGCTCTTTTGCCGCCCCTGCACCTTCTTCTATGCGGCGCAGAAAATCGATCAGCTGCCCGACCCCGGGCTGCCGGAAGTGGCTTTCTGCGGCCGCTCCAATGTCGGCAAATCCTCCCTCACCAATGCTCTGACGGGGCAGAACAGCCTGGCGCGTGTCTCGCACACGCCAGGCCGCACCAAGCAGCTGAACTTCTTCAACCTCGGCGACCGGCTGGTGCTGGTGGACATGCCTGGCTACGGCTACGCCCAGGCCGCCAAGAGCGTGAAGGAGGACTGGCAGGGGTTGATGTTCAACTTCCTCCGCGGCCGTCCGAATCTGCGTCGCGTCGTGTTGCTGCTGGACTCGCGTATCGAGACCAAGGCCTCGGATCACGCCGCCATGAAGCTGCTGACCGAGGCCGCCGTGACCTTCCAGATCGTGCTGACCAAGGCTGATGACGTGAAGCCCGCGCAACTGGAGAAGCGGCAGGAGGACGCGCAGGCACTGGTGAAGAAATACACCGCCGCGCATCCGCTGGTGATCACCACCAGCAGCGAGACCGGGCTCGGTATCCCGGAGCTGCGGGCGGAACTGGCGGCGCTGGCCGCCTGA